The following coding sequences lie in one Anoplolepis gracilipes chromosome 4, ASM4749672v1, whole genome shotgun sequence genomic window:
- the Endog gene encoding endonuclease G, mitochondrial, which yields MKGIRQVAFNLTALTSVGLGGWYLGKFSEQRRHSNEKDNETSVLSRMPIQSMPGLPLFGTVSAATSLTFDESNREMGSKVSSIATRVSQIMKFGFPGLDHIRSYEDFVLSYDRRNKVAHWVFEHLTKERLQYMNKVDRSKCEFKPDQSIHPFFRSENTDYKGSGYDRGHLAAAGNHKMEQNHMEQTFFLSNMAPQVGVGFNRDSWNRLEKHVRKLTNVYKDVYVCTGPLYLPKKEPDGKKYVHYEVIGVNHVAVPTHFYKVVVGETDDGKLDMEAFVMPNAPIDDNTPLTNFQVPPESIERAAGLLFFDKISRNKLSKVNGKRTG from the exons ATGAAAGGTATACGGCAAGTAGCGTTTAACCTGACCGCCCTGACCAGCGTGGGTCTAGGAGGCTGGTATCTAGGCAAGTTCTCCGAACAAAGGCGACATTCGAACGAGAAAGACAATGAAACGAGCGTTTTATCGAGGATGCCAATTCAAAGTATGCCAGGATTGCCTTTATTTGGTACTGTTTCGGCGGCCACTTCTTTAACATTCGATGAAAGCAATCGGGAGATGGGTTCCAAAGTGTCGTCCATCGCTACGAGAGTGTCGCAG ATTATGAAATTTGGTTTTCCCGGATTGGATCATATCAGGTCGTACGAAGATTTTGTGTTGTCATACGATAGAAGAAATAAAGTCGCTCACTGGGTGTTTGAACACTTAACTAAAGAGAGACTACAGTACATGAATAAAGTGGATCGTTCAAAGTGTGAGTTCAAGCCTGATCAGAGTATACATCCTTTCTTCag ATCAGAGAATACAGATTATAAGGGAAGCGGCTATGATCGTGGTCACTTGGCTGCAGCTGGAAATCATAAAATGGAACAAAATCATATGGAGCAAACCTTTTTTCTCTCGAATATGGCACCGCAAGTCGGTGTGGGTTTCAACAGAGATTCCTGGAACAGATTAGAGAAACATGTTCGAAAATTGACAAATGTCTATAAAGATGTTTATGTATGCACAGGGCCATTGTATCTTCCTAA aaaagaacCAGATGGAAAGAAATATGTGCATTATGAAGTGATAGGAGTGAATCATGTTGCAGTACCTACCCATTTCTACAAAGTGGTTGTTGGCGAGACAGACGATGGCAAATTAGATATGGAAGCTTTTGTGATGCCAAATGCACCGATCGATGATAACACGCCACTGACTAATTTCCAG GTGCCACCAGAGAGCATCGAACGCGCCGCCGGGCTCTTATTCTTTGACAAAATATCGCGCAATAAATTAAGCAAGGTGAACGGCAAGAGGACAGGCTAG